A genome region from Glycine max cultivar Williams 82 chromosome 5, Glycine_max_v4.0, whole genome shotgun sequence includes the following:
- the LOC100798348 gene encoding protein SENSITIVE TO PROTON RHIZOTOXICITY 2 produces MPNTTEEFHNNNCFESLHVSLRNLSQLSTRMDSLQSFLSHSIQSHTLLTHHQMSTVSNEILTAIRHVITNSAALVAASGNVLPLSETPTLDSPNLNNNNSNDNVVELDAMELLAKHLHFCEVCGKGFTRDANLRMHMRAHGDEFKTPEALANKARGETRLKAARFSCPLEGCNRNKTHKKFRPLKSVFCLRNHFKRSHCPKTLSCQRCRKKSFAVLSDLRSHVKQCRGEATWKCSCGTTFSRKDKLLGHVALFEGHSPMLEEEAPVAVAVKESEGGLDGLPEGFFDGLDEFGFGSIQNNCSHAGASLALGLPSNNLYAWELSFSNLI; encoded by the coding sequence ATGCCAAACACCACTGAAGAATTCCATAACAACAACTGCTTCGAGTCTCTCCATGTTTCCCTTCGCAACCTCTCCCAACTCAGCACCCGAATGGATTCCCTTCAAAGCTTCCTGTCCCATTCCATCCAATCCCACACTCTCCTCACTCACCACCAAATGAGCACAGTCTCCAACGAGATCCTAACCGCCATTCGCCACGTCATCACCAACAGCGCCGCCCTCGTCGCCGCCTCGGGAAACGTGCTCCCTCTCTCGGAGACTCCGACTTTGGACTCTCCGaacctcaacaacaacaacagcaacgaCAACGTGGTGGAGCTCGACGCGATGGAGCTGCTGGCGAAGCACCTTCACTTCTGCGAGGTGTGCGGGAAAGGCTTCACGCGCGACGCGAATCTGAGAATGCACATGCGCGCGCACGGGGACGAGTTCAAGACCCCGGAGGCACTCGCCAACAAGGCGCGTGGGGAGACGCGCCTCAAGGCGGCGCGGTTTTCGTGCCCCTTGGAGGGGTGCAACCGTAACAAGACGCACAAGAAGTTCAGGCCGTTGAAGTCGGTGTTCTGTCTGAGGAACCACTTCAAGAGGAGCCACTGTCCCAAAACGCTGTCGTGCCAGCGGTGTCGGAAGAAGAGCTTCGCGGTGCTGTCGGACTTGAGGAGCCACGTCAAGCAGTGTCGGGGAGAGGCCACGTGGAAGTGCTCATGCGGGACTACGTTTTCGAGGAAGGACAAGCTGTTGGGACACGTGGCGCTGTTCGAGGGGCATTCGCCGATGCTTGAAGAGGAGGCCCCAGTGGCAGTGGCGGTGAAGGAAAGTGAGGGTGGTTTGGATGGGTTACCTGAAGGGTTCTTTGATGGTTTGGATGAATTTGGATTTGGATCCATTCAAAACAACTGTTCACATGCAGGAGCAAGCTTAGCCTTAGGGCTTccctcaaataatttatatgcatGGGAACTctctttttctaatttaatctag